The following proteins are co-located in the Anoplopoma fimbria isolate UVic2021 breed Golden Eagle Sablefish chromosome 18, Afim_UVic_2022, whole genome shotgun sequence genome:
- the atraid gene encoding all-trans retinoic acid-induced differentiation factor isoform X1 yields the protein MKAGCSQLKPVLLVLILNLCFYASYQLNELQVCELCSGAVLNGTAVGRFCSSSAGRIDGRCCLKNDNTSDPERIIGLDLSNCSLTHVEDLHGASTALMIDLSLNPIVNISDTAFQGFIELNYIPFMCFCRILPQDIVCPGGNASWEKVEFKEGNRLCEGQRDMCNQTGQLSINCPENSICAPYGPSFFECSCEHNFHGYKCLREGEFPVLLVFGPLGVFMVVISFLLWVTQRRKVKSL from the exons ATGAAAGCTGGGTGCAGCCAGCTTAAACCTGTACTGCTTGTTTTGATtctgaatttatgtttttatgcaaGTTATCAACTGAACGAGCTGCAG GTATGTGAGCTCTGCAGTGGCGCAGTCCTGAACGGCACCGCAGTGGGCCGGTTCTGCTCCTCATCCGCTGGTCGGATAGACGGGCGAtgctgcttgaaaaatgacaacacaaGCGACCCTGAACGCATCATCGG GTTGGATCTGTCCAATTGTTCACTAACTCACGTGGAGGATCTTCATGGAGCGTCAACAGCATTAATGAT AGACCTCTCCCTCAATCCCATTGTCAACATCAGCGACACGGCATTTCAAGGATTTATTGAGTTAAATTACAT tccTTTTATGTGTTTCTGTAGGATTTTGCCACAAGACATAGTTTGTCCAGGGGGCAACGCTTCTTGGGAAAAGGTGGAGTTCAAAGAGGGAAATCGCCTTTGTGAAGGCCAGAGGGATATGTGCAACCAGACCGGACAGCTGT CCATTAACTGCCCAGAGAACTCCATCTGCGCCCCTTATGGCCCCAGCTTCTTTGAGTGCAGCTGTGAGCACAACTTTCATGGATACAAGTGTCTTCGAGAG GGGGAGTTTCCTGTTCTCCTGGTGTTTGGGCCTCTTGGGGTGTTTATGGTTGTGATCTCGTTCCTGCTGTGGGTCACGCAGAGACGTAAGGTCAAGTCACTGTGA
- the atraid gene encoding all-trans retinoic acid-induced differentiation factor isoform X2, whose amino-acid sequence MKAGCSQLKPVLLVLILNLCFYASYQLNELQVCELCSGAVLNGTAVGRFCSSSAGRIDGRCCLKNDNTSDPERIIGLDLSNCSLTHVEDLHGASTALMIDLSLNPIVNISDTAFQGFIELNYMILPQDIVCPGGNASWEKVEFKEGNRLCEGQRDMCNQTGQLSINCPENSICAPYGPSFFECSCEHNFHGYKCLREGEFPVLLVFGPLGVFMVVISFLLWVTQRRKVKSL is encoded by the exons ATGAAAGCTGGGTGCAGCCAGCTTAAACCTGTACTGCTTGTTTTGATtctgaatttatgtttttatgcaaGTTATCAACTGAACGAGCTGCAG GTATGTGAGCTCTGCAGTGGCGCAGTCCTGAACGGCACCGCAGTGGGCCGGTTCTGCTCCTCATCCGCTGGTCGGATAGACGGGCGAtgctgcttgaaaaatgacaacacaaGCGACCCTGAACGCATCATCGG GTTGGATCTGTCCAATTGTTCACTAACTCACGTGGAGGATCTTCATGGAGCGTCAACAGCATTAATGAT AGACCTCTCCCTCAATCCCATTGTCAACATCAGCGACACGGCATTTCAAGGATTTATTGAGTTAAATTACAT GATTTTGCCACAAGACATAGTTTGTCCAGGGGGCAACGCTTCTTGGGAAAAGGTGGAGTTCAAAGAGGGAAATCGCCTTTGTGAAGGCCAGAGGGATATGTGCAACCAGACCGGACAGCTGT CCATTAACTGCCCAGAGAACTCCATCTGCGCCCCTTATGGCCCCAGCTTCTTTGAGTGCAGCTGTGAGCACAACTTTCATGGATACAAGTGTCTTCGAGAG GGGGAGTTTCCTGTTCTCCTGGTGTTTGGGCCTCTTGGGGTGTTTATGGTTGTGATCTCGTTCCTGCTGTGGGTCACGCAGAGACGTAAGGTCAAGTCACTGTGA